A window of Chryseobacterium aquaeductus genomic DNA:
AGTCTTATCAGCAGATGGATCTTTCGGCTCTTCCAAAGTTTTGGAGTCACTTTCAATGCTCATTACCTGTTTTTTCAATTCCTTTTCAGGTAAGAAAATATTAATGATGTTTCCTCTTGATTTAGACATTTTGTGACCATCAACTCCGGGAACATATTTCGTGTCTTGCTGTAATTCAGCTTGAGGCAAAACCAAGACTTCACCCATTTGATTATTAAATCTGGAAGCTACATCGCGAGCAATTTCCAGATGCTGAAGCTGATCTTTTCCTACAGGAACAATCTCGGCATCATACAATAAAATATCTGCAGCCATTAAAATTGGGTAAGTGAATAATCCTGCATTCACATCTTGCAGACGATCTGCTTTATCTTTAAAAGAATGTGCTAAAGTCAATCTCTGATAAGGAAAAAAACATGATAAATGCCAAGATAGTTCACAGGTTTCAGGGATATCGCTTTGTCTGTAAAAAAATGTTTTTTCGGTATCAAGTCCGCAGGCAAGCCAAGCTGCAGCAATTTCATACGTGTTGTTTTTTAATACTTTTGCGTCTTTAATCTGTGTAAGAGAATGCAGATTCGCAATGAATAAAAATGATTCGTTTCCTGCTTGCTTTGAAAGCTCAATCGCAGGAATAATAGCACCTAAAAGGTTTCCAAGGTGCGGCGTTCCGGT
This region includes:
- the trpS gene encoding tryptophan--tRNA ligase yields the protein MSRILTGIQATGTPHLGNLLGAIIPAIELSKQAGNESFLFIANLHSLTQIKDAKVLKNNTYEIAAAWLACGLDTEKTFFYRQSDIPETCELSWHLSCFFPYQRLTLAHSFKDKADRLQDVNAGLFTYPILMAADILLYDAEIVPVGKDQLQHLEIARDVASRFNNQMGEVLVLPQAELQQDTKYVPGVDGHKMSKSRGNIINIFLPEKELKKQVMSIESDSKTLEEPKDPSADKTFAIYELIATLEQTEELRAKYLAGNFGYGHAKKELLDLILTRFEKERELFSYYMNNLDELETKLQEGAVKTRAIATQTIQRVRESLGI